A single window of Ignavibacteriota bacterium DNA harbors:
- a CDS encoding S8 family serine peptidase codes for MRRYGLIFVFILLSTQYPIFAENYFIEMKGRKISGNYYEPLKRFEVRRSLDDTYSKNSFFIKPANYLSEYDINKILSHYLAEGGFVDLKIVDIETPFSKFFSNNLLSKSHNTIENIYRIKISVKYDIFDICKILNEVPDFEYVVPEYFYKISEYIPNDPEIQRQWALEKLKLFDAWSVSRGNGSKLIAIVDSGTDYLHEDLFSQLWTNPNEIPDDGIDNDGNGFIDDVYGWDFVGDINHTEAVNGQFKEDNDVIPKFTSNDHGTHVAGLAAANSDNSIGIASTGFNVRFLPVKIGVDNLTLSRNVYRPYEALLYAASLGADVVNCSWSSRIHDPLAEDVVSEIISRGTTIVAAAGNESFWTDYYPYYPSQLNGVISVGSVSDSDRLSNFSNYGVNISCFAPGVSILSTINGDKYSGKSGTSMSSPLVAGIAANIKQIFPNFSPLQIAKQIRATGDKNISTSQDYSQVNALNAFRNNNPAYTQYKNQGLGIENIFIDKSDAIRSYGVTKIKLLIRNYLSDSKHFKLILSANDNYFQINPPIIDFEPMNSNELKEIEVEFILQENCPWFDGRAYIMASFESEDYLEKELHHIPVKLESSNRFLLANIFMEDVDLGWYDAETAGNFDFWSVGYDFASKKGALYNFGKLNRLSSPSNDTLVAVSAFNDRILSVAANGRNSDVSILNSTNSGATFEKLDVSPMFKNIRGLKRYSIDDIIVYGLGHQDFGEIYYSTDGGKSYMKSSSNYQMKSNEIFTSKLVAKNGFSYLGTNFGTILSSNDNGKKWVLYSNKPDFQVQFIAPLNHDTLFVLNKFSEYRSIYFITDQGQNFERIFPLNLNLDNVISVFVPDSSSGLYLFSEYGKLYYTIDFGKSWEPELSYHYKFHKIHTAKLFQNGMKGRIWMPGIDINYLDFDIQPLNIIKDVRIAGKTEIDFDTVYINKFSEEIIFLQNFGNSRADILSQKLAIGTEFELSKPFKSIISAGELISADIKYKPETTGLHSDTLFITTTAGYDTLKFALKGISVDPASVLELNGIESLKLINSTNERIIFTLSGNYNSAVSFKLFDLNGRIIIDYGTFSNNYDGSLIELSLNNISSGVYLLKAISGEQSGTYKIIIY; via the coding sequence TTGAGACGTTATGGTTTGATATTTGTATTTATTTTACTTTCGACTCAATATCCAATATTTGCCGAAAATTATTTTATTGAAATGAAAGGCAGAAAAATTTCTGGCAATTATTATGAGCCTCTAAAAAGATTTGAAGTTCGAAGAAGTCTTGATGATACGTATTCGAAAAATAGTTTTTTTATCAAACCAGCTAATTATCTCTCTGAATATGATATCAATAAAATTTTGAGTCATTACCTTGCTGAAGGCGGATTTGTTGATTTAAAAATAGTTGATATTGAAACTCCTTTCAGCAAATTTTTCTCCAATAATTTACTTTCAAAATCCCATAATACGATTGAGAATATTTATAGAATTAAAATTTCAGTTAAATATGATATTTTTGATATTTGTAAAATACTGAATGAAGTTCCTGATTTTGAGTATGTTGTTCCGGAATATTTTTATAAAATATCGGAATATATTCCAAACGACCCTGAAATTCAGCGGCAGTGGGCTCTTGAAAAGTTGAAATTATTCGATGCCTGGTCTGTATCCCGAGGCAATGGTAGTAAATTGATTGCAATTGTTGATTCAGGAACTGATTATCTACATGAAGACTTGTTCTCACAATTATGGACTAATCCCAACGAAATACCCGATGACGGCATTGATAATGATGGAAACGGTTTTATTGATGATGTGTACGGTTGGGATTTCGTAGGCGATATCAATCACACTGAAGCAGTAAACGGACAGTTTAAAGAGGATAATGATGTTATCCCTAAATTCACAAGTAATGACCATGGAACACATGTTGCGGGATTAGCAGCCGCAAATTCTGATAATTCTATAGGAATTGCTTCAACTGGATTTAACGTCAGATTTCTTCCGGTTAAAATTGGAGTTGATAATCTGACTTTATCACGTAATGTCTATCGCCCTTATGAAGCGCTTCTTTATGCTGCTTCTTTGGGTGCAGATGTTGTTAATTGCTCGTGGTCAAGTAGAATTCACGACCCTTTAGCTGAAGATGTTGTCTCTGAAATAATTTCAAGGGGAACTACAATAGTTGCTGCAGCTGGGAATGAATCATTTTGGACTGATTATTATCCATATTATCCATCGCAGCTCAATGGCGTGATATCGGTTGGTTCTGTAAGCGATAGTGATAGACTCTCAAATTTTTCTAATTATGGTGTCAATATTTCTTGCTTCGCTCCTGGTGTGTCCATTTTATCTACAATTAATGGTGATAAGTACTCCGGTAAAAGTGGCACTTCTATGTCATCGCCACTTGTTGCAGGTATAGCTGCAAATATTAAGCAGATATTTCCTAATTTTTCACCATTGCAAATAGCTAAACAAATCAGAGCTACTGGTGATAAAAATATCAGTACTTCTCAGGATTATTCTCAGGTAAATGCTTTGAATGCTTTCCGTAACAATAATCCTGCTTACACTCAGTATAAGAATCAGGGTTTGGGAATAGAAAATATTTTTATTGACAAAAGTGATGCTATCAGAAGCTATGGCGTAACAAAAATTAAATTGTTGATTAGAAATTATCTTTCCGATTCTAAGCATTTCAAATTAATTCTTTCGGCTAATGATAACTATTTTCAAATAAATCCACCGATTATTGACTTCGAACCGATGAATTCAAACGAATTGAAAGAAATTGAAGTGGAATTTATTCTTCAGGAAAACTGTCCTTGGTTTGATGGCAGAGCATATATTATGGCCAGTTTTGAATCTGAAGATTATTTAGAAAAAGAATTGCATCATATACCTGTAAAACTGGAATCAAGTAACAGGTTTTTGCTTGCTAATATTTTTATGGAAGATGTTGATTTGGGCTGGTATGACGCAGAAACAGCCGGCAATTTTGATTTCTGGTCTGTTGGATATGATTTCGCATCCAAGAAAGGTGCTTTATATAATTTCGGCAAGCTCAACAGGCTCAGTAGTCCTTCAAATGATACATTAGTAGCTGTATCAGCATTCAATGACAGAATTTTGTCTGTTGCAGCTAACGGCAGAAACTCAGATGTATCTATACTGAATTCTACAAACAGCGGAGCAACTTTTGAAAAACTTGATGTCAGCCCGATGTTTAAAAATATTCGTGGATTAAAAAGATATTCTATTGATGATATTATAGTATATGGTTTGGGTCATCAGGATTTTGGTGAGATTTATTATAGTACTGATGGCGGGAAATCGTACATGAAATCATCATCAAATTATCAGATGAAATCGAATGAAATATTTACCAGCAAATTAGTTGCTAAAAATGGATTTTCTTATTTAGGTACAAATTTCGGAACAATTTTATCTTCAAATGATAATGGGAAGAAATGGGTTTTGTATTCAAATAAACCTGACTTTCAAGTACAGTTTATTGCTCCTTTGAATCACGATACTTTGTTTGTATTAAATAAATTTTCTGAATATCGGAGTATATATTTCATAACTGATCAAGGTCAAAATTTCGAAAGAATATTTCCACTAAACCTAAATCTTGATAATGTAATTTCAGTATTTGTACCGGATAGTTCTTCAGGATTATACTTGTTTTCAGAGTATGGAAAATTATATTACACAATTGACTTTGGCAAAAGTTGGGAGCCTGAACTCAGTTATCATTATAAGTTTCATAAAATTCATACTGCAAAATTATTCCAAAATGGAATGAAAGGCAGAATCTGGATGCCCGGAATTGATATTAATTATCTTGACTTTGATATTCAGCCTCTGAATATTATCAAAGATGTGAGAATAGCCGGAAAGACTGAAATTGATTTTGATACTGTTTATATCAATAAATTCTCTGAGGAAATAATATTCCTTCAGAATTTTGGTAATTCCAGAGCTGATATTTTATCTCAAAAATTAGCAATAGGCACGGAGTTTGAGCTAAGCAAACCATTCAAATCAATTATCTCTGCTGGTGAACTAATCTCGGCAGATATAAAATACAAACCTGAGACAACAGGATTGCATAGTGATACTCTTTTTATTACTACAACCGCCGGATATGATACTCTGAAATTTGCCTTAAAAGGCATTTCAGTTGACCCTGCATCTGTTTTAGAATTAAATGGTATTGAAAGTCTTAAACTAATAAATTCAACAAACGA
- the lpxK gene encoding tetraacyldisaccharide 4'-kinase, whose translation MIKKLLSKVFGFVVDKRNSSFDKKEDIIKCKVPVISVGNLSVGGTGKTPFVQMLTKYFINKGYMTGIVGRGYKRQSKGEVIVSDGRKVLVDAAIGGDEMVLLADSLKVPVIAHDSKSHAALSMQNKFDVDLIIVDDGFQHRNLHRELDIVLIDKETHDNPELMPDGRLREPVESLKRADVVCLTGSFELSEKFKKNIADDAIIIRVKPVKANPYYLEDKSQIKIRHTKKNPLDCIAFAGIAKPDRFFSMVDDLGFKALNNHAFDDHHQYTLKDINLLINLCKKSGCNHLATTEKDAAKLMLFIDKLTDENIKCVVFPIALTITDGKIDFFKLLGRRINKFINKNRYKENEN comes from the coding sequence ATGATTAAGAAGCTATTATCAAAAGTTTTTGGTTTTGTAGTTGATAAACGCAACAGTTCTTTTGATAAAAAAGAGGACATTATTAAATGCAAGGTTCCGGTAATAAGTGTCGGCAATCTCTCGGTGGGTGGTACCGGAAAAACACCATTTGTTCAAATGCTGACAAAATATTTTATTAATAAAGGTTACATGACCGGAATCGTTGGTAGAGGTTACAAAAGGCAAAGCAAAGGTGAAGTAATAGTAAGTGATGGCAGAAAAGTTCTCGTGGATGCTGCAATAGGAGGTGATGAAATGGTTCTGCTTGCAGATTCACTTAAAGTTCCTGTAATTGCTCATGATTCTAAATCTCATGCGGCATTATCTATGCAGAATAAATTTGACGTGGATTTAATTATTGTAGATGATGGTTTCCAGCACCGTAATCTGCATCGCGAACTTGATATTGTGCTGATTGATAAAGAAACCCATGATAATCCCGAACTTATGCCTGATGGCAGACTTCGTGAGCCGGTTGAATCACTAAAGCGTGCAGATGTTGTATGCTTAACAGGAAGCTTCGAACTAAGTGAAAAATTTAAAAAAAATATTGCTGATGACGCCATTATTATAAGAGTTAAACCAGTCAAAGCAAATCCGTACTATCTTGAGGATAAATCTCAAATCAAAATTAGACACACAAAGAAAAATCCGCTTGATTGTATTGCCTTTGCAGGTATAGCAAAACCGGACAGATTTTTTAGTATGGTCGACGATTTAGGATTTAAGGCTTTAAATAACCACGCTTTTGATGACCACCATCAATATACCTTAAAAGACATTAATCTACTGATTAACCTGTGCAAAAAATCTGGTTGCAACCATCTTGCTACTACGGAAAAAGATGCAGCCAAGCTGATGCTTTTCATTGATAAGTTAACAGATGAAAATATTAAGTGTGTTGTATTTCCAATTGCTCTCACCATTACAGATGGCAAGATTGATTTCTTTAAATTATTAGGCAGAAGAATTAATAAATTTATTAACAAAAACAGGTATAAAGAAAATGAAAACTAA
- a CDS encoding DUF374 domain-containing protein — translation MLNLLSNTWRIKVQGYDENISKGIVVFWHGLMLPAWKYFTKYNPTAVVSLSKDGEILSGLLSKWGFSLIRGSSSRKGKEVLDEIINSCNHSLVLMTPDGPQGPRFEMKAGAVVAASRAQVPIYLCGIDIKSKHIFEKSWDKFELPLPFSEILLTISKPEIIEKSDDKDLISLKISELQSNLLLLHSNNLTKDKKYD, via the coding sequence ATGCTGAATTTGTTATCAAATACCTGGAGAATCAAAGTTCAGGGATATGATGAAAATATCAGCAAAGGGATTGTAGTATTCTGGCATGGATTAATGCTACCGGCGTGGAAATATTTTACTAAATATAATCCCACGGCAGTTGTAAGTTTAAGCAAGGATGGGGAAATATTATCAGGATTGCTTTCAAAATGGGGATTTAGTCTTATACGAGGTTCGTCGTCAAGAAAAGGAAAAGAAGTACTTGATGAAATAATTAATTCATGTAATCATTCGTTAGTACTTATGACACCTGACGGACCACAGGGACCTCGGTTTGAGATGAAAGCAGGTGCCGTTGTCGCTGCTTCAAGAGCTCAAGTGCCAATCTATTTATGTGGGATAGATATTAAGTCTAAGCATATTTTTGAAAAATCGTGGGATAAGTTTGAACTACCGCTGCCATTTTCTGAAATTCTTTTAACAATCTCAAAACCTGAAATTATAGAAAAAAGTGATGATAAAGACTTAATTTCTTTAAAAATTTCAGAATTACAATCAAATCTGTTACTTTTACATTCTAACAATTTAACAAAAGATAAAAAGTATGATTAA
- the fbp gene encoding class 1 fructose-bisphosphatase gives MQPKKLTTISHHIDAEQNLHPEATGDFTSILNDLTLALRIISRDVRRAGLNDVLGLTRDTNVHGEQVRKLDTYSNEVIKRAMQNSGHICIMASEEDDDIILTSPGGGKAKYVLVFDPLDGSSNIDVNVTIGTIFGLYKRVDPISDEPGTVEDVIQAGYKLEAAGYSLYGSSTMLVYTTGHGVHSFTYDPTLGEFLLTNENIRLPKRGKYYSANEGYFYRWSENMKQYIEYIKTPSSDKSRPYSLRYIGTAVADIHRTLLTGGIYLYPADSSMPNGKLRIVYEANALAMIIEQAGGRATDGERRILDIKPDSIHQRVPFIAGSKDDVIECESFLKGEHPLQKIF, from the coding sequence ATGCAGCCTAAAAAACTAACAACTATTTCGCATCATATCGATGCTGAACAAAATTTACATCCGGAAGCAACCGGAGATTTTACATCAATCCTTAATGACCTTACTCTGGCGCTGAGAATAATCTCAAGAGATGTTCGCAGGGCTGGTCTTAATGACGTACTTGGTCTTACGCGCGATACTAATGTACATGGAGAACAAGTAAGAAAGCTTGATACTTATTCAAATGAAGTCATTAAGCGTGCAATGCAAAATAGCGGACATATTTGCATTATGGCTTCTGAGGAAGACGATGATATTATTTTAACAAGCCCCGGTGGTGGAAAAGCTAAGTACGTACTAGTTTTTGATCCACTTGACGGCTCCTCGAATATTGATGTCAACGTTACTATTGGAACAATTTTCGGATTATACAAAAGAGTTGATCCTATCTCTGATGAACCCGGAACCGTTGAAGATGTTATTCAAGCAGGTTATAAACTTGAAGCGGCAGGGTATTCACTTTATGGTAGCAGCACAATGCTTGTTTACACAACAGGTCACGGTGTACATTCTTTTACTTATGATCCTACCCTTGGTGAATTTTTGCTGACCAATGAAAATATCCGTTTGCCAAAAAGGGGTAAATATTATAGTGCGAACGAGGGCTATTTCTATCGCTGGTCTGAAAATATGAAACAATATATTGAATATATCAAAACTCCAAGCTCCGATAAATCAAGACCATATTCACTAAGATATATTGGTACTGCTGTTGCCGATATTCACCGAACTCTGCTGACCGGAGGTATTTACCTTTATCCTGCAGACAGTTCAATGCCAAATGGTAAATTGCGTATTGTATATGAGGCAAATGCTTTAGCTATGATTATAGAGCAAGCCGGTGGCAGAGCTACTGATGGAGAAAGAAGAATTTTGGATATCAAGCCTGATAGTATTCATCAAAGAGTACCATTTATTGCCGGAAGTAAAGATGATGTAATTGAATGCGAATCCTTCCTCAAAGGAGAACACCCCTTACAAAAGATTTTTTAA
- a CDS encoding LysM peptidoglycan-binding domain-containing protein translates to MRGRNKVLNMVIYSILATFMLFEFAIELSAQARSGYPVAAPRSRMQLEQEKADKQKVIFPDEYSDLDDTALPGNRFKSEDFKNSIELARQKYYQALILIQKRDTSRAARYFDQALEKLNELSGTPGIEESKDFTDLAQSIIDDYENYVKSIEFLDENSPIFIIRELLFKEIDYIEPIDLVAHDANNKDQKPNKSISFPKLPKAPDSLIIPLDDDITVDRSIQWLTRGQGKKIFSRWLERSSKWFPMMKRIAEEENMPMEIIYLSMIESGLNPTIISKAKALGLWQFMRATGEAYGLNKNGSVFVDERREPEKATRAAMRHLRDLYNEFGDWYLAMAAYNCGAGCVARAIRRTNKQNPNYWEVRDNLPRETRGYVPQYIAAARLAIDPVSYGFEIDSLEFIDEYVYETVALDSAVNLSALAKAAGISLDSLKMFNTELIKDCTPPDVIPYNLKLPVGTKNNFIANYSLLTDEEKMPFVNHTVQNKETLSSIAKHYNVSINDIVTVNKLKGTKAKVSKGTNLIIPVSGNTLVNLAKIEAEQSVEKSQSNLLVIKNESVKHKVQKGETLFSIAKKFEMEVSELRRLNDIKPEEESINAGEELWVKPVPADVATNGNNNSPGITKFTKKVTSTQHKVKRGETLAQIADDYGVTIESIKQSNNISNTNSIKVGQTINIQSTSIVSDDGGDKGSNKVVHNVKSGENLSTIAAKYSVTEDELRNWNPQAIKGNTVYANTKLTIYTAIESKGSTGAKASSVKNAPKHYKIRRGDTLGKIAGKFGVSVNSIKNLNKNLDENKLQIGKTIRIQ, encoded by the coding sequence ATGAGAGGAAGAAATAAAGTTCTAAATATGGTGATATATTCAATTTTAGCAACATTCATGTTGTTTGAATTTGCTATCGAATTATCAGCACAAGCGAGGAGTGGTTACCCCGTTGCAGCTCCACGTTCCAGAATGCAATTGGAACAGGAAAAAGCAGATAAACAGAAAGTGATTTTCCCTGATGAGTATTCTGATTTGGACGACACTGCTTTGCCTGGAAATCGCTTTAAGAGCGAAGATTTTAAAAACAGCATAGAATTGGCGCGTCAAAAATATTATCAAGCTTTAATATTAATCCAAAAACGTGATACTTCAAGAGCAGCAAGATATTTTGATCAGGCTTTGGAAAAATTAAATGAATTATCAGGTACTCCCGGTATTGAAGAGAGCAAAGATTTTACAGATTTGGCTCAGTCAATAATTGATGATTATGAAAACTACGTCAAAAGTATAGAATTTCTTGATGAAAATTCACCCATATTTATAATTAGAGAACTGCTTTTTAAAGAAATTGATTACATTGAACCAATTGATTTAGTGGCACATGATGCAAATAACAAAGACCAAAAACCAAATAAATCCATCAGCTTCCCTAAACTGCCCAAAGCTCCTGATTCACTAATCATACCTTTGGATGATGATATAACTGTTGATCGTAGTATTCAATGGCTGACCCGTGGGCAGGGAAAGAAAATTTTCAGTCGCTGGCTTGAAAGAAGTTCAAAGTGGTTTCCTATGATGAAACGAATAGCTGAAGAAGAGAATATGCCAATGGAAATCATCTACCTCTCAATGATTGAAAGCGGGCTGAATCCTACTATAATCTCAAAAGCTAAAGCGCTTGGTTTATGGCAGTTTATGAGAGCAACAGGTGAAGCATACGGTTTGAATAAAAATGGGTCTGTTTTTGTTGATGAAAGGCGAGAACCGGAAAAAGCAACACGTGCTGCTATGAGACATCTTCGTGATTTGTATAATGAATTTGGTGACTGGTATCTTGCTATGGCAGCTTATAATTGTGGTGCAGGTTGTGTAGCACGAGCAATCAGACGTACGAATAAACAAAATCCAAACTACTGGGAAGTAAGAGACAATCTCCCCCGTGAAACAAGAGGGTATGTGCCGCAATATATCGCCGCTGCAAGGCTTGCAATTGATCCGGTCTCTTATGGATTCGAAATTGATTCTTTGGAATTTATAGACGAATATGTTTATGAAACCGTAGCATTAGACTCTGCTGTGAATTTATCCGCACTTGCTAAGGCTGCAGGTATATCACTCGACAGTTTGAAAATGTTCAATACTGAATTAATCAAAGATTGTACACCTCCGGATGTTATACCTTATAATTTGAAATTACCTGTTGGTACAAAAAATAATTTCATTGCAAATTATTCGCTTTTAACTGATGAAGAAAAAATGCCCTTTGTCAATCACACTGTTCAAAACAAGGAAACTTTAAGCTCAATTGCCAAACATTATAATGTGAGCATCAATGATATAGTGACTGTCAACAAACTTAAAGGTACAAAAGCTAAAGTTTCTAAAGGTACAAATCTTATTATTCCTGTAAGTGGTAATACATTAGTAAACTTAGCAAAAATTGAAGCAGAACAGTCTGTTGAAAAAAGCCAGTCAAATTTACTTGTAATCAAAAATGAAAGTGTCAAGCATAAAGTTCAAAAAGGTGAAACGCTTTTCAGTATTGCCAAAAAATTTGAAATGGAAGTATCTGAGCTTCGCAGATTAAATGATATTAAGCCTGAAGAAGAAAGCATAAATGCAGGTGAAGAACTTTGGGTTAAGCCTGTTCCGGCTGATGTTGCAACAAACGGAAATAACAATTCGCCGGGAATTACAAAATTTACTAAAAAAGTAACATCTACACAACATAAGGTAAAACGTGGTGAAACTTTAGCTCAAATTGCTGATGATTATGGAGTTACAATCGAGAGTATTAAGCAGAGTAATAATATTTCAAATACTAACAGCATTAAAGTAGGGCAGACTATTAATATTCAATCTACTTCAATTGTGAGTGATGATGGCGGAGATAAGGGCTCAAATAAGGTAGTTCATAATGTAAAATCAGGTGAAAATCTTTCAACTATTGCAGCAAAATATAGCGTTACCGAAGATGAACTTCGCAACTGGAATCCACAAGCTATTAAGGGTAATACTGTCTATGCAAATACTAAATTGACAATTTATACTGCAATTGAAAGCAAGGGAAGCACCGGTGCTAAGGCAAGTAGCGTTAAGAATGCTCCCAAACATTACAAAATCCGACGGGGTGACACACTTGGTAAAATAGCCGGAAAATTTGGAGTTTCTGTTAATTCAATTAAAAATTTGAATAAAAATTTAGACGAAAATAAGTTACAAATAGGAAAAACAATTAGAATACAATAA
- a CDS encoding metal ABC transporter permease yields MLEMFEYPFLQRALLAGILIGFSASYFSVFVVQRRISYIGSGLAHAAFGGVALGLLLGIEPLLTAIPFTLFIALLTVYLKEHSKISTDSIIGILYSVSVAFGIIFLALKDDYTADAYTYLFGSILTVSSSDIWISGGLALLSLITLKLYWGRWAYATFDRELAKSDKLPVLADDYTLMLMTALTVVLAIKIVGIILITAYIVIPGSFARLVSNRFMTMTVVSISMGIISSIAGLILSYHLDLPSGAVIIVLQALLFVIALFYNKIMNK; encoded by the coding sequence ATGCTTGAGATGTTTGAATATCCATTTCTTCAGAGAGCACTGCTTGCCGGCATTTTGATTGGCTTTTCAGCAAGTTATTTCAGCGTTTTTGTTGTTCAAAGACGAATCAGTTATATTGGTTCCGGGCTTGCTCACGCAGCTTTTGGTGGTGTAGCTCTTGGACTTTTACTTGGCATAGAGCCTTTACTTACTGCAATACCATTTACACTTTTTATTGCACTTCTGACAGTCTATTTGAAAGAGCACTCCAAGATTTCAACTGATTCAATAATCGGCATTTTATACTCAGTATCAGTGGCTTTCGGTATAATTTTTCTGGCTCTGAAAGATGACTACACAGCCGATGCTTATACTTACTTATTTGGCTCGATACTTACAGTAAGTTCATCAGATATCTGGATATCCGGAGGTCTGGCACTTCTAAGTTTAATAACACTCAAGCTTTACTGGGGAAGATGGGCTTATGCAACATTTGACCGTGAGCTTGCAAAATCGGATAAATTGCCGGTTCTTGCTGATGATTATACTTTGATGCTAATGACTGCACTTACGGTTGTGCTTGCAATCAAAATAGTGGGAATAATACTTATTACTGCATATATTGTAATTCCCGGTTCATTTGCCAGATTAGTTTCAAACCGATTTATGACAATGACAGTTGTATCCATCTCAATGGGTATAATTTCATCAATAGCAGGATTGATTTTATCCTATCATTTGGATTTACCAAGCGGAGCTGTGATAATTGTTTTACAAGCTTTACTTTTTGTAATTGCATTATTTTATAATAAAATTATGAATAAATAA
- a CDS encoding metal ABC transporter ATP-binding protein: protein MEIALKISNLNVIFDKNIILHNINFEVPVGAYVAIVGPNGSGKTTLLKTILGLNSKFNGNINILSNSGSNSGRIAYVPQIKTLDRSFPAIASDLVLSGLNKSWVGRFSKHDKNRAHEILEKLSASDLAFKQLSTLSGGELQRVYLARCLITNPAILLLDEPATGIDLVCEKSVNHIINDYNKNHNTTIMMVTHDWSAAYHHTNFTLLLNKEQIFFGSSSDAFSDSNLQKTFSHLGHDHGIKFGLKENQNA from the coding sequence ATGGAAATTGCTTTAAAAATTAGCAATCTTAATGTAATTTTCGATAAAAATATAATACTGCACAATATTAATTTCGAAGTACCGGTGGGTGCTTATGTTGCTATCGTTGGACCTAATGGCTCAGGTAAAACAACTCTGCTTAAAACAATTTTAGGACTGAATTCAAAATTTAACGGCAATATCAACATCCTTTCAAATTCCGGCAGTAATTCCGGCAGAATTGCCTATGTCCCTCAGATTAAAACACTTGACCGCTCTTTTCCGGCTATTGCATCAGATCTTGTACTTAGCGGACTTAATAAAAGCTGGGTTGGCAGATTTAGTAAACATGACAAAAACAGAGCCCATGAAATTCTTGAAAAATTATCAGCTTCTGATTTGGCTTTTAAGCAACTTAGCACACTTTCAGGTGGAGAGCTTCAAAGAGTATATCTTGCAAGATGTCTGATTACCAATCCGGCAATACTTCTGCTTGATGAACCGGCAACCGGAATTGATTTGGTCTGTGAAAAAAGCGTTAATCACATAATCAACGACTATAATAAAAATCATAATACAACAATTATGATGGTTACTCACGATTGGTCAGCGGCTTATCATCATACCAATTTTACTTTGCTGCTTAACAAAGAGCAGATTTTTTTTGGTTCTTCATCTGATGCATTCAGTGACAGCAATCTCCAAAAGACATTTTCACACTTGGGGCACGACCACGGAATAAAGTTTGGCTTGAAGGAAAATCAAAATGCTTGA
- a CDS encoding zinc ABC transporter substrate-binding protein produces MKYILLFLLLYLVSCSSDSNDEKPLFLASSYPVYSILCEIAGDAIVVDYIVPTGASPHTYLPRPSDIKYASKALGLFYIAPNFDGWITKVPSKKKIKIIDMVSLDNIIFFSCNHDHSQDGSEHNHHDHEIDPHFWLDPLTVLQMIEPLTRAMAELYPEGKEEFIKNSEIFSKNLLKIDKNLTEILEPVRDMDVFLHHPSFNYMLERYGLWYGGAIEESPGKEPSPKFIAELVRKIKESGVKAIFSEPQLNGKNVKIIANEAAVEIYELNPEGNSESMRTYEDILIMNAKILRKALQ; encoded by the coding sequence ATGAAATATATATTGTTATTTTTATTATTGTATCTGGTTTCATGTTCAAGTGATTCCAATGATGAAAAACCTCTTTTTTTAGCTTCATCATACCCGGTTTATTCTATATTGTGTGAGATAGCAGGCGATGCTATTGTTGTTGATTATATTGTCCCCACCGGTGCATCCCCTCATACTTATTTGCCCAGACCAAGTGATATAAAATATGCCTCAAAAGCGCTCGGTTTATTTTATATTGCCCCGAATTTCGATGGTTGGATTACTAAAGTCCCCTCTAAGAAGAAAATAAAAATAATTGATATGGTTTCTCTTGATAACATTATTTTCTTCAGTTGCAATCATGATCACTCACAAGATGGCTCTGAGCATAATCATCACGATCATGAGATTGACCCCCATTTTTGGCTTGATCCTCTGACAGTCTTGCAAATGATTGAACCACTTACAAGAGCGATGGCAGAACTCTACCCGGAAGGTAAGGAAGAATTTATAAAAAATTCTGAAATATTTTCTAAAAATCTTTTGAAAATTGATAAAAATCTGACCGAAATACTTGAACCTGTTAGGGATATGGATGTTTTTCTTCATCATCCGTCTTTTAATTATATGCTTGAAAGATATGGATTATGGTATGGTGGTGCTATTGAGGAAAGTCCCGGTAAAGAGCCTTCTCCAAAATTCATTGCCGAACTAGTAAGAAAAATTAAGGAAAGTGGTGTCAAAGCAATATTTTCTGAGCCTCAGCTTAATGGAAAAAATGTAAAAATAATAGCAAATGAAGCAGCTGTAGAGATTTACGAACTAAATCCTGAAGGCAACTCTGAAAGTATGAGAACCTATGAAGATATATTGATAATGAATGCAAAAATTTTGAGAAAGGCTTTGCAATAA